A genome region from Streptomyces pratensis includes the following:
- a CDS encoding MarR family winged helix-turn-helix transcriptional regulator has protein sequence METETATRWLTDAEQCAWRTHLDVSRLLTHQLEKDLQPFGLTMNDYEILVNLSESDEQRMRMSDLASATLQSKSRLSHQITRMENAGLVRREHCESDRRGLFAVLTDVGGETMRKVAPHHVESVRRHFMDLLSPDELSGLHAALAPIAEHLRGRRGKP, from the coding sequence ATGGAGACCGAGACGGCCACTCGCTGGCTGACCGATGCCGAGCAGTGCGCCTGGCGCACCCACCTGGACGTCAGCAGGCTGCTGACGCATCAGCTTGAGAAAGATCTCCAGCCGTTCGGACTGACCATGAACGACTACGAGATCCTGGTCAACCTCTCGGAGTCCGACGAGCAGCGCATGCGGATGAGCGATCTCGCCTCCGCCACCCTGCAGTCCAAGAGCAGGCTCTCGCACCAGATCACCCGCATGGAGAACGCCGGTCTCGTCAGGCGCGAGCACTGCGAGTCCGACCGGCGCGGACTGTTCGCCGTCCTCACGGACGTGGGCGGCGAGACGATGCGCAAGGTCGCGCCGCACCATGTCGAATCGGTGCGCAGGCACTTCATGGACCTGCTCTCCCCCGATGAGCTCTCCGGGCTGCACGCGGCGCTGGCCCCGATCGCGGAGCACCTCCGCGGCCGTCGCG
- a CDS encoding AIM24 family protein, which yields MSTPVIFDPMTLPSDDNVNAYTFCVELKGSRWFLQKGKMIAYYGQIDFNGVGHGRFERLIRTSFHSPLHASDWVVAEGSGKMLLADRAFDVNSFDLEDGNLTIRSGNLLAYQPTLALKQSIVPGFLTLIGTGKFVAASNGPVVFMEPPLRVDPQALVGWADCPSPCHHYDHGYMTGVMGGLRSLTGIGGTSGEEHQFEFVGAGTVLLQSTELLMPEQATGAVPHEPGVPGGVRPGGGGQHGSTPRMPGQLGDIQRRFGL from the coding sequence GTGAGCACGCCGGTGATTTTCGACCCGATGACGCTCCCGTCGGACGACAACGTCAACGCGTACACCTTCTGCGTGGAGCTCAAGGGGAGCCGGTGGTTCCTGCAGAAGGGCAAGATGATCGCCTACTACGGGCAGATCGACTTCAACGGCGTGGGGCACGGGCGGTTCGAGCGGCTGATCCGTACGAGCTTCCACTCCCCGCTGCACGCGAGCGACTGGGTGGTGGCCGAGGGCAGCGGCAAGATGCTGCTCGCCGACCGGGCCTTCGACGTGAACTCCTTCGACCTGGAGGACGGCAACCTGACGATCCGGTCCGGCAACCTGCTGGCCTACCAGCCGACGCTGGCGCTGAAGCAGTCGATCGTGCCGGGCTTCCTGACCCTGATCGGGACGGGGAAGTTCGTCGCCGCCTCGAACGGTCCGGTGGTCTTCATGGAGCCTCCTCTGCGGGTGGACCCGCAGGCGCTGGTGGGATGGGCGGACTGCCCTTCCCCCTGCCACCACTACGATCACGGCTACATGACGGGCGTGATGGGCGGTCTGCGCTCGCTGACCGGGATCGGCGGCACCTCGGGCGAGGAGCACCAGTTCGAGTTCGTCGGGGCGGGTACGGTACTGCTCCAGTCGACGGAACTCCTGATGCCCGAGCAGGCGACGGGCGCCGTTCCGCACGAGCCGGGGGTACCGGGGGGCGTGCGTCCCGGAGGCGGCGGTCAACACGGCTCCACACCCCGCATGCCCGGACAACTGGGGGACATCCAGCGTCGCTTCGGGCTGTGA
- a CDS encoding AIM24 family protein encodes MPFREINSKMVEAVVGPGQKMYSQRGAMLAYRGDVSFTPNIQGGQGGLGSMIGRRVAGEATPLMTVEGSGTVMFGHGGHHIQVIDLSGDTLCVEADRLLAFDGTLQQGTLFMGSQGGVMGMVRGQVTGQGLFTTTLKGHGSVAVMAHGGVIELPITPGRPVHVDPQAYVAHHGDVTNKLSTALGWRDMMGRGSGEAFQLELSGSGAVYVQASEEKL; translated from the coding sequence ATGCCGTTCCGTGAGATCAACTCGAAGATGGTCGAGGCCGTCGTGGGGCCCGGCCAGAAGATGTACAGCCAGCGCGGCGCGATGCTCGCCTACCGGGGCGACGTCTCGTTCACCCCGAACATCCAGGGCGGACAGGGCGGCCTTGGGTCGATGATCGGCCGGCGGGTGGCCGGCGAGGCGACCCCTCTGATGACGGTGGAGGGCAGCGGCACGGTGATGTTCGGCCACGGGGGGCACCACATCCAGGTGATCGACCTGAGCGGTGACACCCTCTGCGTGGAGGCCGACCGGCTGCTCGCCTTCGACGGGACGCTCCAGCAGGGCACCCTGTTCATGGGCTCGCAGGGCGGGGTGATGGGCATGGTGCGCGGCCAGGTGACCGGGCAGGGGCTGTTCACGACGACGCTCAAGGGCCACGGCTCGGTCGCCGTCATGGCACACGGCGGGGTGATCGAACTGCCGATCACGCCGGGGAGGCCGGTGCACGTCGATCCGCAGGCGTACGTCGCCCACCACGGGGACGTGACCAACAAGCTGTCCACCGCGCTCGGCTGGCGCGACATGATGGGACGCGGGTCCGGCGAGGCGTTCCAGCTGGAGCTCAGCGGTAGCGGAGCGGTGTACGTCCAGGCCTCGGAGGAGAAGCTGTGA
- a CDS encoding AIM24 family protein gives MFRLQGSKTLAVDLTGDAVKAKNGSMVAYDGQMAFKKMSGGGEGLRGMVTRRLTGEQMVMMEVKGQGTCYFADRASEINLVSLHGETLYVEASNLLATDAGLRTGTSFTGLRGGASGNGLFTTTVEGTGQAAIMSDGSAVVLRVTPQYPLNVDPGAYIAHQGRLQQHFQSGVNFRTIMGEGSGESFQIRFEGDGLVYVQPSERNTVGGDV, from the coding sequence ATGTTCCGACTCCAAGGCAGCAAGACGCTCGCCGTCGACCTGACAGGCGATGCCGTCAAGGCGAAGAACGGCTCGATGGTCGCGTACGACGGCCAGATGGCTTTCAAGAAGATGTCGGGCGGCGGTGAGGGCCTGCGCGGGATGGTGACCCGCCGGCTGACCGGCGAGCAGATGGTGATGATGGAGGTGAAGGGGCAGGGCACCTGCTATTTCGCCGACCGGGCGAGCGAGATCAACCTCGTCTCGCTGCACGGCGAGACGCTGTACGTCGAGGCGAGCAACCTGCTGGCCACCGACGCCGGGCTGCGCACCGGCACCTCCTTCACCGGCCTCCGCGGCGGTGCGAGCGGCAACGGTCTGTTCACCACGACCGTCGAGGGCACCGGCCAGGCCGCGATCATGTCGGACGGCTCCGCCGTGGTGCTGCGGGTGACGCCCCAGTACCCGCTGAACGTGGACCCCGGCGCCTACATCGCCCACCAGGGCAGGCTCCAGCAGCACTTCCAGTCCGGGGTGAACTTCCGGACGATCATGGGCGAGGGGTCCGGCGAGTCGTTCCAGATCCGCTTCGAGGGCGACGGCCTCGTCTACGTGCAGCCCAGCGAGCGGAACACCGTCGGGGGCGATGTCTGA
- a CDS encoding DUF3817 domain-containing protein, protein MDIKTASALHRLRLISLPEALSFPALLIFGSLLMRVSDIDFLMPPLGALHGLLFTIYVVFLLDVWVKAKWPLKRVALFFLLAVVPFGGLYGEKLLKKYEADGVIAARARAEGTVSA, encoded by the coding sequence GTGGACATCAAGACCGCTTCCGCCCTGCACCGGCTGCGCCTCATCTCGCTTCCCGAGGCGCTGTCCTTCCCGGCGCTGCTCATCTTCGGCTCGCTGCTCATGCGGGTCTCGGACATCGACTTCCTGATGCCGCCCCTCGGCGCGCTGCACGGCCTTCTCTTCACGATCTACGTGGTGTTCCTGCTGGACGTGTGGGTCAAGGCCAAGTGGCCGCTCAAGCGCGTCGCACTGTTCTTCCTCCTCGCGGTCGTGCCCTTCGGCGGGCTCTACGGCGAGAAGCTGCTCAAGAAGTACGAGGCCGACGGCGTCATCGCCGCCCGCGCCCGCGCCGAGGGGACGGTCAGCGCATGA
- a CDS encoding MTH1187 family thiamine-binding protein → MIVAFSVSPLGVGEDVGEYVADAVRVVRESGLPNRTDAMFTSIEGEWDEVMDVVKRAVAAVEARAGRVSLVLKADIRPGVTDGLTSKVETVERHLAG, encoded by the coding sequence ATGATCGTCGCCTTCTCCGTCAGCCCCCTGGGCGTCGGCGAGGACGTCGGTGAGTACGTCGCCGACGCCGTCCGTGTGGTCCGTGAGTCCGGGCTGCCCAACCGGACGGACGCGATGTTCACCTCCATCGAGGGGGAGTGGGACGAGGTCATGGACGTCGTCAAGCGCGCCGTCGCCGCCGTCGAGGCCCGTGCGGGCCGCGTCTCGCTGGTGCTGAAGGCCGACATCCGTCCGGGCGTCACCGACGGCCTGACCTCCAAGGTCGAGACGGTGGAGCGGCACCTGGCGGGCTGA
- a CDS encoding glycosyltransferase family 2 protein — protein sequence MGGVMSSEGYDQDNHSRLAGLLAEPPAAGYRVRYRDLPRTGGGRTGAVLLMALAPVLAGLPLLHVLWPTHWTGRGDVRRWLVLADSVTLVSVGLMELFLLVNVVVVAYAASVARDPVPVAPERGTVLAFLATYVPGREHLSTVRATLEGAVGMRHPGPFDVWLLDESDDPEARMLCAELGVHHFTRLGVPEWNRQKGPHRTGTRHGNLNAWLAKHGDDYDFLASVDTGHIPPPCFLEGMTGYFRDPDVAFVVGPPVHGSHATAVGGAAGAPQPLFHALVQRAGNRYGAPVLAGAGRVMRVAAVRRAGGFHDSAAGDVATGLGVHRLRNPLTGRYWRSVHAPDVPAVGKGSSAPAYASARRPRRSRGAYGALLRQYGKALFRVPPGRLLGYTLTLLRRPVAAVTCLFCVLGCLLALTHAETRVWAVTAVVAAALPPGLVWCLTLLRGRVSRRARGRSRSARPVQDGESALATATAGSPAAGS from the coding sequence ATGGGAGGCGTGATGTCGTCGGAGGGCTACGACCAGGACAACCACAGCCGTCTCGCGGGTCTGCTCGCAGAGCCGCCGGCGGCCGGCTACCGGGTGCGGTACCGAGACCTCCCGCGAACCGGCGGGGGCCGGACGGGAGCGGTCCTCCTGATGGCTCTCGCCCCCGTGCTCGCGGGACTGCCGCTGCTCCACGTGCTGTGGCCGACGCACTGGACCGGTCGCGGGGACGTGCGGAGGTGGCTGGTGCTCGCCGACTCCGTGACGCTGGTGTCCGTCGGCCTGATGGAACTGTTCCTGCTGGTCAACGTGGTGGTCGTCGCGTACGCGGCGTCGGTGGCCCGGGATCCGGTCCCGGTCGCGCCGGAGCGCGGCACCGTGCTCGCCTTCCTCGCCACCTACGTGCCGGGCAGGGAGCACCTCTCGACGGTGCGGGCCACCCTGGAGGGCGCCGTGGGCATGCGGCACCCCGGACCGTTCGACGTCTGGCTGCTCGACGAGAGTGACGACCCGGAGGCCAGGATGCTCTGCGCGGAGCTGGGTGTGCACCACTTCACCCGCCTCGGGGTGCCCGAGTGGAACCGGCAGAAGGGCCCGCACAGGACCGGCACGAGACACGGCAACCTCAACGCGTGGCTCGCCAAGCACGGCGACGACTACGACTTCCTCGCCTCCGTGGACACCGGGCACATCCCGCCGCCGTGCTTCCTGGAGGGGATGACGGGCTACTTCCGCGACCCGGACGTCGCCTTCGTCGTCGGCCCGCCGGTCCACGGAAGTCACGCGACTGCCGTCGGCGGGGCCGCCGGGGCCCCGCAGCCCCTCTTCCACGCGCTGGTCCAGCGGGCGGGCAACCGCTACGGGGCGCCCGTGCTCGCCGGCGCCGGCCGTGTCATGCGCGTCGCGGCCGTGCGCCGGGCCGGCGGCTTCCACGATTCCGCCGCAGGGGACGTGGCCACCGGTCTCGGTGTCCACCGCCTGCGCAACCCGCTGACCGGACGGTACTGGCGCTCGGTCCACGCCCCTGACGTCCCGGCCGTCGGGAAGGGCTCCTCCGCCCCGGCCTACGCCTCCGCCCGTCGGCCCCGCCGCTCGCGGGGTGCGTACGGGGCGCTGCTGCGGCAGTACGGGAAGGCGCTGTTCCGCGTTCCGCCCGGACGGCTCCTCGGCTACACGCTGACGCTGCTCCGCCGCCCGGTGGCAGCTGTCACCTGCCTGTTCTGCGTGCTGGGCTGTCTGCTGGCCCTGACCCACGCCGAGACGCGCGTCTGGGCGGTGACCGCCGTGGTGGCCGCCGCCCTGCCGCCCGGCCTGGTGTGGTGCCTCACCCTGCTGCGCGGGCGAGTGAGCCGCAGGGCCCGGGGCCGGTCCCGGAGCGCGCGGCCTGTCCAGGACGGCGAGTCGGCGCTGGCCACCGCCACTGCGGGCAGCCCGGCGGCGGGCAGCTGA
- a CDS encoding ArsR/SmtB family transcription factor, protein MPFHLYFDESDLLRCRFALSPLWETQEAVRTLHRPGRHGYHLPWLRRIGEGAAGLDLTPLWLLMPDGGHNPDFICPPPLGPLATFAEEIATVRATDPAAARDDMALALADTPGGTASPAGRRLLADPARAVRELADLLEQAWRVMVEPHWPRLRALLEADIAFHSRRLAEVGFERLLAEISPQLRWADSTLTVAGTRGDHSRVLGGQGLVLMPSVFVWPDVVGGYEPPWLPAVIYPARGIGGLWTESADRTPAALARLLGRARADVLCALGEPAGTSALAHRLSLAPSSVSAHLSALRAAGLLTSRRYGHQVLYERTPLGIALAAQET, encoded by the coding sequence ATGCCGTTCCATCTGTACTTCGACGAGAGCGATCTGCTCCGCTGCCGCTTCGCCCTCTCGCCGCTCTGGGAGACGCAGGAAGCCGTACGCACCCTCCACCGGCCGGGCCGGCACGGTTACCACCTGCCCTGGCTGCGGCGGATCGGGGAGGGCGCCGCCGGGCTGGATCTCACGCCGCTGTGGCTGCTGATGCCGGACGGCGGCCACAACCCCGACTTCATCTGCCCGCCCCCGCTCGGGCCTCTCGCCACCTTCGCCGAGGAGATCGCGACCGTCCGCGCGACGGATCCCGCCGCCGCCCGCGACGACATGGCCCTCGCGCTCGCCGACACCCCGGGCGGGACGGCCTCTCCCGCCGGACGGCGGCTGCTGGCCGACCCGGCCCGCGCGGTCAGGGAGCTGGCGGACCTGCTGGAGCAGGCCTGGCGGGTGATGGTCGAGCCGCACTGGCCCAGGCTGCGCGCCCTGCTGGAGGCGGACATCGCCTTCCACTCGCGCCGCCTCGCCGAGGTCGGCTTCGAGCGCCTCCTGGCCGAGATCAGCCCGCAGCTGCGCTGGGCGGACTCGACCCTGACCGTGGCCGGCACCAGAGGGGACCACAGCCGGGTCCTGGGCGGGCAGGGGCTGGTCCTGATGCCCAGCGTCTTCGTGTGGCCGGACGTGGTCGGCGGCTACGAGCCTCCCTGGCTGCCCGCCGTGATCTACCCCGCGCGCGGCATCGGGGGGCTGTGGACGGAATCGGCCGACCGGACTCCCGCAGCCCTCGCCCGGCTGCTGGGCAGGGCCCGCGCCGACGTACTGTGCGCCCTCGGCGAACCGGCCGGGACGAGCGCGCTGGCGCACCGGCTCTCACTCGCCCCGTCCTCGGTGTCGGCGCATCTGTCGGCGCTGCGCGCGGCAGGCCTGCTCACCTCGCGGCGGTACGGACATCAGGTGCTGTACGAGCGCACCCCGCTGGGCATCGCGCTTGCGGCGCAGGAGACCTGA